The Carnobacterium divergens genome includes a window with the following:
- a CDS encoding restriction endonuclease: MNTDWQQLKQSANGIPQYDSLIPYILEVLKNGEEATSSVIKERVIRFLQIPESILAIKYPNDLNGNGILLNRYSFALSDLYKANAIDRPKRGIYKITEIGQSLLQQYGSELTKKNLEEQPAYQQYMQELAIRNERAGNLPTIDENEPKEINVESIINNQNNEVAIELLNKVQQVAPAFFEIIVVDLLVAMGYSGENGEAKVTTRTNDGGIDGIINQDPLGTSTVYIQAKRYKEENTIGRPAIQSFYGALAAVNADRGVFITTSSFSKGAQDFAKNQGIVLIDGIKLTELMLQYGVGIEIAKTYQLYRIDNDYFESEI, from the coding sequence CTTGAAGTTTTAAAAAATGGAGAAGAAGCAACGAGTAGCGTTATTAAAGAACGGGTTATTCGTTTTTTACAAATACCAGAGTCTATTTTGGCAATTAAATATCCTAATGACCTCAATGGTAATGGCATTTTATTAAACAGATATAGTTTTGCACTTAGTGATCTCTATAAAGCGAATGCCATTGATCGACCAAAGCGGGGCATTTATAAAATTACTGAAATAGGTCAATCTTTATTGCAACAATATGGTAGTGAGTTGACAAAGAAAAATTTAGAGGAACAACCTGCCTACCAACAATATATGCAAGAACTAGCTATTCGAAATGAGCGTGCAGGAAACCTTCCTACTATCGATGAAAACGAGCCAAAAGAAATAAACGTTGAAAGTATAATAAATAATCAAAACAACGAAGTAGCGATTGAACTGCTAAATAAAGTACAGCAAGTAGCACCAGCTTTTTTTGAAATAATCGTAGTCGATTTACTTGTTGCGATGGGATACAGTGGTGAAAATGGTGAAGCAAAAGTTACTACTCGAACAAATGACGGGGGAATAGATGGTATTATCAATCAGGATCCTCTTGGCACGAGCACTGTTTACATCCAAGCGAAAAGATACAAAGAAGAAAATACAATTGGAAGACCTGCAATTCAATCTTTTTATGGTGCTTTAGCAGCAGTAAATGCGGATCGAGGCGTATTTATTACTACTTCAAGTTTTTCAAAAGGCGCTCAAGATTTTGCGAAAAATCAAGGGATTGTATTGATTGATGGAATAAAACTGACTGAATTAATGCTTCAATATGGGGTAGGCATAGAGATAGCCAAAACCTATCAGCTGTATAGAATAGATAATGATTATTTTGAGAGCGAAATTTAA